In the Bacillus tuaregi genome, one interval contains:
- a CDS encoding IS110 family RNA-guided transposase: MNPVVGLDVAKGESQIQMFLDKKMPYKNSVKVEHTVEGLKELHSYLLDLERQAGMKPPVVLESTGHYHAPVVQFLEAREYIVIIVNPLVSYRAKSSSLRKTKTDAIDAYHLGELYYKEDLEPQKKRGVQLLNLRHLTRQHENMTGIMVQTKLQFQAVLDQVFPEYKGVFGDLYAEVSLKTLQTFPTSESVLKAGVEEIAQFIDRHCKARSFNWAHKKAEGLIAAAERNPFQSTLYQSLLVSLNMYIDLLQAYHQQLSTLEREIDKLAVQLEEYELLQTIPGVGEKIAATIISEIGEIDRFSHPKKLVAFAGLDPSVFESGRFKGTKNHITKRGSARLRHMLFTAVRCSIRDSRKKKTTDETIARNKRLRAFYDLKREEGKPYKVAIIACANKLLHWIYAMLKTKTPFQETI, translated from the coding sequence ATGAATCCAGTTGTTGGTCTGGATGTCGCTAAAGGTGAAAGTCAGATTCAAATGTTCTTGGATAAAAAGATGCCCTATAAAAACAGTGTGAAGGTTGAACATACGGTGGAAGGTCTAAAAGAGTTACACTCTTATTTACTCGATTTAGAGCGTCAAGCAGGGATGAAACCACCTGTCGTTTTGGAGTCAACAGGTCACTATCATGCCCCAGTTGTACAGTTTTTAGAAGCAAGAGAGTACATTGTGATTATCGTAAATCCATTGGTATCCTACCGGGCAAAAAGTTCTAGCTTACGAAAAACCAAAACAGATGCCATTGATGCTTATCACTTAGGCGAACTGTATTACAAGGAGGATTTAGAGCCTCAGAAAAAGCGTGGTGTTCAGTTATTAAATCTTCGGCATCTGACAAGACAACATGAAAATATGACGGGAATTATGGTTCAAACAAAGCTTCAATTTCAAGCTGTGTTAGATCAAGTATTTCCAGAGTATAAAGGTGTTTTTGGCGATTTGTATGCCGAGGTTTCATTAAAAACTTTACAAACCTTCCCTACCTCGGAGTCCGTCTTAAAAGCTGGTGTGGAGGAAATTGCACAATTTATTGATAGGCATTGTAAAGCACGTTCATTTAATTGGGCGCATAAAAAAGCAGAAGGATTAATCGCAGCTGCAGAACGCAATCCATTTCAGTCAACGCTATATCAAAGCCTTCTAGTCAGTCTGAATATGTATATTGATTTACTTCAAGCGTACCACCAACAACTTTCTACGTTGGAGCGTGAGATTGATAAGTTGGCGGTACAACTTGAAGAATATGAACTACTCCAAACAATTCCCGGTGTAGGTGAAAAAATCGCTGCCACGATTATTTCTGAAATCGGAGAAATTGATCGGTTTAGTCATCCCAAAAAGTTAGTTGCCTTTGCAGGACTTGACCCTAGTGTTTTTGAATCAGGTCGCTTTAAAGGTACGAAGAATCATATTACTAAACGAGGCTCTGCAAGGCTTCGCCACATGCTTTTTACAGCAGTTCGGTGTTCCATTCGAGATAGTCGTAAAAAGAAAACAACTGATGAAACCATTGCACGAAATAAGCGATTACGTGCCTTCTACGATTTAAAACGTGAAGAAGGTAAGCCTTATAAAGTAGCCATTATTGCATGTGCTAATAAACTTTTACACTGGATTTATGCGATGTTAAAAACGAAAACACCATTCCAAGAAACTATTTAA
- a CDS encoding diguanylate cyclase domain-containing protein gives MFFWDKWTNSKTSTAGNFLENTSLFLDYPDAIFTMNVNEQILSINKAFTHLLGHSLKDVLEDIDKWISPHDFEKFQYHIHKAFHNLPSSFDCQLIHKKGYRIPVEISVIPSVQKDKSILTYCVCKDLRTTQLYEKGILILTDHLQQSQKRTNIGSFDYDLIENEAFWSQQTYQIFGIEDPDFIPANESIAKLIHPDDLEKVEKTLGRAKHFGEGYELETRILKNSGEQRTLYQRAEIMLDETGKAIRIIGTVQDVTSQREIENQLNKNEQMLQSITDRLQVGIWSYSLNENRHIFCSKGLEDIYGLNQAELMMKPLLWTDSIHEDDLPSVIENIDKAINGKEVTHKYRIRNVKGIEKCLRVQMIPYFEHTGKVMQIDGFVEDFTEEKVYIDALSFLADHDSLTRLPNRRYFKRVLTEHIQSQSHAEKFAVLYLGIDRLKSINDTFSYQLGDELLISIAERLNRVLVGEDTFLARIAGDEFAIYVRNIIEAEDAIQVAKKIIQEFEKPFYLEEEEIYSTTSVGICYYPFDGEDSHTLLKKAAIALHNIKEIGQSHWQVYSSLMNIESFKKFQLEKDLRKALMNNEMYLEYQPKVNTLNQLIDCQEKSFKSKTTSCYTKNAQLK, from the coding sequence ATGTTTTTTTGGGACAAATGGACAAATAGCAAAACATCTACAGCTGGTAATTTTTTGGAAAACACATCCTTATTTTTAGACTACCCTGACGCCATTTTTACGATGAATGTAAATGAACAAATACTATCAATCAATAAGGCTTTCACCCATCTATTAGGACATTCGCTTAAGGATGTCTTGGAAGATATAGATAAATGGATATCCCCACATGACTTTGAGAAATTTCAATACCATATCCACAAAGCCTTTCATAACCTCCCTTCTTCTTTTGACTGTCAGTTAATCCATAAAAAAGGGTATAGAATCCCTGTGGAGATATCAGTCATTCCAAGCGTGCAGAAGGATAAAAGTATACTCACCTATTGTGTCTGTAAGGATTTGCGAACCACCCAATTATACGAAAAAGGGATTCTAATCCTAACCGATCATCTACAGCAATCCCAAAAAAGAACAAACATCGGCAGCTTTGATTATGATTTAATCGAAAATGAAGCCTTTTGGTCACAGCAAACCTATCAAATTTTCGGAATCGAGGATCCAGACTTTATCCCTGCTAATGAATCGATAGCAAAATTAATCCATCCGGATGATTTAGAGAAGGTTGAAAAAACACTAGGTAGAGCCAAGCATTTCGGCGAAGGCTATGAGCTTGAAACGAGAATTCTTAAAAATAGCGGGGAACAAAGGACCCTTTATCAACGCGCTGAAATCATGCTTGATGAGACAGGAAAGGCGATTCGGATAATAGGGACCGTTCAGGATGTCACTTCACAAAGGGAAATTGAAAATCAGTTAAACAAAAATGAACAGATGCTACAATCGATTACCGATCGTTTACAGGTTGGGATTTGGTCCTATAGTTTAAACGAAAATCGACATATATTCTGCTCCAAGGGCTTAGAGGACATATATGGGTTAAATCAAGCTGAACTAATGATGAAGCCTTTATTATGGACCGACAGCATTCACGAAGATGATTTACCCTCTGTTATTGAAAACATAGACAAGGCAATCAATGGAAAAGAAGTGACCCATAAGTATCGGATTCGAAATGTAAAAGGAATTGAAAAATGCCTTCGCGTCCAAATGATTCCCTATTTTGAGCACACCGGAAAAGTGATGCAAATAGATGGATTTGTCGAGGATTTTACCGAGGAAAAAGTGTATATTGATGCTCTTTCGTTTCTCGCAGACCACGATTCTTTAACTAGACTTCCGAATCGTCGTTACTTTAAAAGGGTCTTAACCGAGCATATTCAGTCGCAAAGCCATGCAGAGAAATTTGCTGTTTTATATCTAGGCATTGACCGCTTAAAATCGATTAACGATACCTTTTCATATCAATTAGGCGATGAGCTGCTTATTAGTATTGCTGAAAGGTTAAATCGTGTCCTCGTGGGCGAGGATACGTTTCTTGCCCGTATTGCAGGAGATGAATTTGCCATCTATGTCAGAAATATTATCGAAGCAGAGGATGCCATCCAAGTGGCAAAAAAGATTATTCAGGAATTTGAGAAGCCTTTTTACCTCGAGGAGGAGGAAATCTATTCAACCACAAGCGTTGGGATTTGTTATTACCCTTTTGATGGCGAGGATTCTCATACTCTTTTAAAAAAAGCCGCAATTGCCTTACACAATATAAAGGAAATCGGACAAAGTCATTGGCAAGTCTATTCATCCTTAATGAACATTGAATCGTTTAAAAAGTTTCAATTAGAAAAGGATTTGCGAAAAGCCTTGATGAATAACGAAATGTATCTGGAATACCAGCCAAAGGTCAATACACTAAACCAGCTAATAGATTGTCAAGAAAAATCTTTTAAATCGAAAACAACTTCATGCTATACTAAAAATGCGCAACTCAAATAA
- the codY gene encoding GTP-sensing pleiotropic transcriptional regulator CodY has protein sequence MNLLLKTRKINALLQKAAGKSVNFNEMSETLSGIIDANIFIVSRTGKLLGFAVCQQIENERMNKLIEARQFPEEYTKHLFTIEETSSNLDVNSEYTAFPVENRDLFKTGLTTIVPIIGAGERLGTLILARLDKPFHDDDLILAEYSSTVVGMEILHAKTEERNEEVRKKAVVQMAIHSLSYSEMEAIVHIFDELNEEEGLVVASKIADRAGITRSVIVNGLRKLESAGVLESRSLGMKGTYIKVLNDKFYHEIEQVRSTSRISNLKMRA, from the coding sequence ATGAACTTATTATTAAAAACAAGAAAAATTAATGCTCTATTACAAAAAGCTGCAGGTAAATCTGTGAATTTTAATGAAATGTCAGAAACACTAAGTGGAATTATTGACGCCAATATCTTTATCGTAAGCCGGACGGGCAAGCTGCTTGGTTTTGCTGTATGCCAACAAATTGAAAATGAGCGGATGAATAAATTGATTGAGGCGCGTCAATTTCCTGAGGAATATACGAAGCATTTATTTACGATCGAGGAGACGTCTTCCAATCTGGATGTGAACAGTGAATATACAGCCTTTCCAGTGGAAAATAGAGATTTGTTTAAAACAGGTCTAACCACGATTGTTCCCATTATTGGGGCGGGTGAACGCTTAGGAACGTTAATTCTGGCAAGATTAGATAAGCCATTTCATGATGATGACCTCATTCTAGCAGAATATAGCTCAACAGTGGTTGGCATGGAAATCCTTCATGCAAAAACGGAGGAAAGGAATGAGGAGGTACGTAAAAAAGCCGTTGTACAAATGGCTATTCATTCATTATCGTACAGTGAGATGGAGGCTATCGTTCATATATTCGATGAGCTTAACGAAGAGGAAGGGTTAGTGGTCGCTTCAAAAATTGCCGATCGTGCCGGAATTACTCGTTCAGTGATTGTAAATGGTCTTCGTAAACTTGAGAGTGCCGGGGTTCTCGAATCGCGTTCATTAGGAATGAAAGGAACCTATATAAAAGTACTAAATGATAAATTTTATCATGAAATTGAACAGGTAAGGTCAACCAGTAGGATAAGTAACCTAAAAATGAGGGCCTAA
- a CDS encoding sensor histidine kinase, with amino-acid sequence MSFHHYLKDKRFFFLFYLVLMAFISIMTVVSVEEPYAFANVLYINLSGFLLVLLYITIGYFYHRTFYRELMEWTESEQDGVLVSILQPSSQEQRLFLRFLEKRQKDHFHKLQQLYDEKLDHQEFILSWIHEVKLPIAAGRLLIENSEGRSAEWLADKLEDELNKIDQYVEQALYYSRVDSFSKDYFITEVHLNQIVNSSVKKYAKLFINKGIQFEMDLADQYVQSDSKWLGFVIDQILANSLKYTNEGGKITIQLEEDSLEKRVYILDNGIGIKAEDIHRVFEKGFTGTIGRSHAKSTGIGLYLAKQLANKLGHDITIESEENSYTKVAIHFPKIRNYYHLS; translated from the coding sequence ATGAGCTTTCATCATTACTTAAAGGATAAAAGATTCTTCTTCCTCTTCTATTTGGTTTTGATGGCCTTTATTTCCATAATGACAGTGGTCAGTGTGGAAGAGCCGTATGCGTTTGCCAATGTTTTATATATCAATTTGAGCGGCTTTTTGCTGGTGCTTCTCTATATCACCATCGGTTATTTTTATCATCGTACATTTTATCGCGAATTAATGGAGTGGACTGAAAGTGAACAGGACGGAGTGCTTGTGAGTATACTGCAGCCCTCCAGCCAGGAGCAAAGACTGTTTCTACGTTTTTTAGAAAAAAGGCAAAAGGACCATTTTCACAAGCTGCAGCAGCTATATGATGAAAAGCTTGATCATCAGGAATTCATCCTCTCCTGGATACATGAAGTGAAGCTGCCGATTGCCGCGGGCCGGCTCCTGATAGAAAACAGTGAAGGCCGCTCCGCAGAATGGCTTGCCGATAAATTGGAGGATGAACTGAACAAAATTGACCAATATGTGGAGCAGGCCCTTTACTATTCAAGGGTCGACTCCTTCTCAAAGGACTATTTCATTACCGAGGTGCATCTGAATCAGATTGTGAATAGCAGCGTGAAGAAATACGCTAAGCTGTTTATTAATAAAGGAATCCAGTTTGAAATGGACCTTGCGGATCAATATGTTCAAAGTGATAGCAAATGGCTTGGCTTTGTGATTGACCAAATTCTAGCCAATTCCCTCAAATATACAAACGAAGGTGGGAAGATTACTATCCAGCTTGAGGAAGATTCTCTGGAAAAAAGAGTCTATATTCTTGATAATGGAATTGGAATTAAAGCGGAAGACATCCACCGAGTCTTTGAAAAGGGATTTACCGGCACCATCGGCAGAAGCCACGCTAAATCGACAGGCATCGGGCTCTATCTTGCCAAGCAGCTTGCCAACAAACTTGGTCATGACATCACTATCGAATCAGAAGAAAACAGCTATACAAAAGTAGCAATTCACTTTCCAAAGATTAGGAATTATTATCATTTGAGTTAG
- a CDS encoding response regulator transcription factor, whose translation MKMMIVEDDITIRDMLGESIAKWGFEIVKVEDFNQILHVLTTENPQLVLLDINLPAYDGFYWCNKIREISKVPIIFISSRTTPMDMIMAMNMGGDDYIQKPFDTNVLMAKINALLRRSYSYIQAPSNVLEHDGIILNQNDWEVYYGDEKINLSKTEFIILHLLMQQKGTIVSRNKIMRRLWKDESFIDDNTLTVNINRLRKKLAEIGKEHFITTKKGEGYVIQ comes from the coding sequence ATGAAAATGATGATTGTCGAAGATGACATTACGATTCGAGATATGCTAGGGGAATCGATTGCGAAATGGGGGTTTGAGATTGTGAAGGTAGAGGATTTTAACCAGATCCTTCACGTATTGACGACAGAAAATCCTCAATTGGTGCTATTGGATATTAACCTGCCGGCCTATGACGGCTTTTACTGGTGCAATAAGATTAGAGAAATCTCGAAGGTGCCGATTATCTTTATTTCTTCCCGCACCACCCCAATGGATATGATCATGGCCATGAACATGGGCGGCGACGATTATATTCAAAAGCCGTTTGATACAAATGTTCTGATGGCTAAGATCAATGCGCTGTTACGTCGCTCCTATTCGTACATCCAAGCTCCATCCAATGTGCTGGAGCATGATGGAATCATCTTAAACCAGAATGACTGGGAGGTATACTATGGAGATGAAAAAATCAATCTATCCAAAACCGAATTTATCATCCTCCATCTCCTCATGCAGCAGAAAGGAACCATTGTTAGTCGGAACAAAATCATGCGAAGGCTTTGGAAGGACGAAAGCTTTATCGATGACAACACATTAACAGTCAATATTAATCGTCTGCGCAAAAAACTCGCTGAAATCGGCAAGGAACATTTCATTACAACGAAGAAAGGCGAGGGGTATGTGATTCAATGA
- a CDS encoding ABC transporter ATP-binding protein gives MKAIVEAKRLKKIYGSKGHVFTALEEINLTVAEGEFVGIMGPSGAGKSTLLNILATIDTPSSGEVRIDGQSILNMNEEQLSNFRREQLGFIFQDYNLLDTLTVKENILLPLALAKMNIKELERRVAEVAEKFGIRSILEKYPYQISGGQKQRTAAARAIVAGPSLILADEPTGALDSKSATDLLESMKQLSEHDKATILMVTHDAYAASYSERVLFIKDGKLFTELVKGKQSRKEFFNKILDVLAALGGGVHDAI, from the coding sequence ATGAAAGCAATTGTAGAAGCAAAGCGATTGAAAAAAATATATGGTTCGAAGGGTCATGTTTTTACCGCACTGGAGGAAATTAACTTAACGGTTGCAGAAGGTGAGTTTGTCGGGATTATGGGACCGTCCGGTGCAGGGAAATCCACCTTGTTAAATATATTAGCTACCATCGATACACCTAGCTCAGGGGAGGTTAGAATCGATGGGCAGAGTATCCTGAATATGAACGAAGAGCAGCTATCAAATTTTCGCCGCGAACAATTAGGGTTTATTTTTCAAGATTATAACCTGCTGGATACGTTAACGGTTAAGGAAAATATTCTGCTTCCGTTAGCCTTGGCGAAAATGAATATAAAGGAGCTGGAGCGGCGCGTAGCTGAGGTGGCAGAAAAGTTTGGGATTCGCTCGATTTTGGAAAAGTATCCATATCAAATTTCAGGCGGTCAAAAGCAGCGAACGGCAGCCGCACGGGCGATTGTAGCAGGGCCAAGCCTGATTCTGGCTGACGAGCCGACAGGGGCGCTTGATTCCAAATCGGCAACTGATTTATTGGAAAGCATGAAGCAGCTGAGTGAGCATGACAAAGCGACTATTCTGATGGTGACGCATGATGCCTATGCTGCCAGCTATAGCGAAAGAGTCTTATTTATCAAGGATGGCAAGCTGTTTACAGAGCTTGTCAAAGGGAAGCAGTCTCGAAAGGAATTTTTCAACAAGATACTGGATGTATTAGCTGCGCTTGGGGGTGGAGTGCATGACGCTATTTAA
- a CDS encoding ABC transporter permease, translating to MTLFNLAWKNMKGNFSHYLVYFISFVFSIVIYYTFVSLQYNENIKESILVSDTMNFMFMASSLLLILFVGIFILYSNAFFTRKRKKEVGLYSMLGLRKKTIGKMLFYENLCMGLISLVVGMVLGTFLSKLFTMILIRLMGSTTGVDFTISIEAVLQTVIVFLMITLFTSLQGYRLIYRFKLIELFHAEKKGEEKPKVSVISSMLGVVLLAVSYWMIMRPFPEELTTSYIFTNYGIALILMMAGTYLFFRSVTVYLLKLLQKNKPRYYKGTNLIEITQLFYRMKGNTNTFTLIALLSAATISFFGATYSTYYGSERQTLQDVPFSYTHLSKGDDFDTKIHSMIVEDHEHPIREQVEIPVLHMTGELSFELDYVTESMKLVPESAYNQAATALDRANQLTLSENEVVIIKPRLTEFTDSDFAGESLTLQMANEHQSLSIVGMVEGSILPFDYPDFFVVVSDELFSIVSEKMEPFIYQAYEVEDEKTTEATALKLEPYIGEDFQVSSSYYIAYKKGKEGNALNLFIFGFLGLVFLAATGSIIYFKQLTEANEMKPNYEILRKVGVSQRELRKSIRKQTLFVFGLPLIVGLLHGGTILYFISNFISSLIGANMFIPLFSAMLAFIIIYAIYYIMTVKTYTSIVNK from the coding sequence ATGACGCTATTTAACCTAGCCTGGAAAAATATGAAGGGGAATTTTAGTCATTATTTGGTCTATTTTATTTCATTCGTTTTTAGCATTGTCATTTACTATACCTTTGTTTCCTTACAATATAACGAGAATATTAAAGAAAGCATTTTAGTGTCTGATACGATGAATTTTATGTTTATGGCATCGTCTCTTCTCTTAATTTTATTCGTGGGCATATTTATTTTATATTCCAATGCTTTTTTTACAAGAAAAAGAAAAAAGGAAGTCGGCTTGTATTCGATGCTTGGCCTACGAAAAAAGACGATTGGAAAGATGCTCTTTTATGAAAATCTATGCATGGGTCTCATCTCATTAGTGGTTGGAATGGTGCTGGGAACCTTTCTTAGCAAGCTGTTTACGATGATTCTGATTCGCCTAATGGGGTCCACGACAGGGGTTGATTTTACTATCTCCATCGAAGCGGTGCTGCAAACGGTCATCGTATTTCTGATGATTACCTTGTTTACTTCGCTTCAAGGCTACCGGCTAATCTATCGTTTTAAGTTAATTGAATTATTCCATGCAGAGAAAAAGGGGGAAGAGAAGCCAAAGGTTTCTGTCATCTCCTCGATGCTTGGGGTCGTACTGCTGGCTGTGAGTTATTGGATGATTATGAGGCCATTTCCCGAGGAGCTAACGACCTCTTATATTTTTACCAATTACGGGATTGCGCTGATTCTTATGATGGCTGGTACGTATTTATTTTTCCGCTCTGTAACGGTGTACCTATTAAAGCTGCTACAAAAGAATAAGCCGCGTTATTACAAAGGAACGAATCTGATTGAAATCACGCAGCTTTTTTACCGAATGAAAGGGAACACCAATACATTTACACTGATTGCGTTATTAAGTGCCGCCACGATTAGTTTTTTTGGGGCAACCTATAGCACCTATTATGGAAGTGAGAGACAGACGCTGCAGGATGTGCCGTTTAGCTACACCCATTTATCAAAGGGCGATGATTTTGATACAAAAATACACTCGATGATTGTCGAGGACCACGAACATCCGATTCGTGAACAGGTTGAAATTCCTGTGCTCCATATGACAGGAGAGCTGTCCTTTGAACTGGATTATGTAACAGAGTCCATGAAGCTTGTTCCGGAGAGTGCTTATAATCAAGCCGCAACGGCGTTAGATCGAGCGAACCAGCTTACTCTTTCGGAGAATGAGGTGGTTATCATTAAGCCGCGACTGACGGAGTTTACTGATTCTGATTTTGCGGGGGAGAGCCTGACGCTGCAAATGGCAAATGAACATCAATCCCTTTCGATTGTGGGGATGGTTGAAGGAAGTATTCTGCCGTTTGATTATCCGGATTTCTTTGTTGTCGTATCAGATGAACTTTTTTCTATCGTTTCTGAAAAAATGGAGCCGTTCATCTATCAGGCCTATGAAGTGGAGGACGAGAAAACGACTGAGGCTACGGCGTTAAAGCTTGAGCCCTATATTGGAGAGGACTTCCAGGTTTCTTCCTCCTATTATATTGCCTATAAGAAGGGGAAGGAAGGTAACGCGCTCAACCTCTTTATTTTCGGATTTTTAGGGTTAGTCTTTTTAGCTGCCACCGGGAGCATTATTTATTTTAAGCAGCTGACAGAGGCCAATGAAATGAAGCCAAATTATGAAATATTACGGAAAGTCGGTGTCAGTCAAAGGGAGCTACGGAAATCGATCAGGAAACAAACACTCTTTGTGTTCGGTTTACCATTAATTGTCGGCTTATTGCATGGAGGTACAATTCTCTACTTTATCAGTAACTTTATCTCCAGCTTGATTGGCGCGAATATGTTTATCCCGCTATTCTCCGCGATGCTTGCGTTTATCATCATTTATGCCATCTATTACATCATGACCGTGAAGACCTATACAAGCATTGTGAATAAATAA
- a CDS encoding DUF1540 domain-containing protein, which produces MAKDVKCEVNSCNYWGAGNQCHASSIYVVNRTSEHASTSEETDCKTFEPKV; this is translated from the coding sequence GTGGCAAAGGATGTAAAATGTGAAGTGAATAGCTGTAATTACTGGGGAGCAGGAAACCAATGTCATGCCTCTTCGATTTATGTGGTGAATCGTACATCAGAACATGCATCTACTTCTGAAGAAACCGACTGTAAAACATTTGAACCTAAAGTGTAA
- the psiE gene encoding phosphate-starvation-inducible protein PsiE, translating into MSGIKKVTSDLSHVIPKVLQWVLNLSLILLAIVLSFLLFKELVSFVLLLIKNENNNFKIFLENILIFFLYFEFITMIVKYFKEHYHFPLRYFIYIGITAMIRLIIVDHKDPLNTLLYSIVILVLIIGYFIMNLTPRERPESKWFFNRKSQE; encoded by the coding sequence ATGTCTGGAATAAAAAAAGTGACGTCCGATTTATCTCATGTCATCCCCAAGGTGCTTCAATGGGTGCTAAATCTTTCATTAATATTATTAGCTATTGTTTTATCCTTCCTATTATTCAAGGAACTTGTGTCGTTTGTACTCTTATTAATCAAGAATGAAAATAATAATTTTAAAATATTCCTAGAGAACATTCTGATCTTCTTTCTCTACTTCGAGTTTATCACGATGATTGTGAAATATTTCAAAGAGCATTACCATTTTCCGCTTCGCTATTTTATTTATATTGGCATCACGGCCATGATACGCCTCATCATTGTTGATCACAAGGACCCATTAAATACATTATTATATTCTATCGTTATATTAGTCTTAATCATTGGATACTTCATTATGAATCTAACGCCTAGAGAAAGACCAGAGAGTAAGTGGTTTTTTAATAGGAAGTCGCAGGAGTGA
- a CDS encoding DsrE family protein gives MKNKVILLSSDQLGAGEKELGEGILETFFTVLKQQEELPVAVFCMNRGVYSLTGESFVSLQLKELEEKGVDILACKTCVDYYELGEKLVAGQISGMAQFVELASKYEVLTIS, from the coding sequence TTGAAAAATAAAGTGATTTTACTTTCGTCCGACCAGCTTGGTGCAGGAGAAAAGGAACTGGGAGAAGGGATATTAGAAACCTTCTTTACTGTTCTTAAGCAACAAGAAGAGCTGCCTGTGGCTGTTTTTTGCATGAATAGAGGTGTCTATAGCTTAACGGGCGAATCATTTGTCTCTCTTCAATTAAAAGAACTGGAGGAAAAAGGCGTTGACATTCTTGCTTGTAAAACATGTGTCGACTACTATGAGTTAGGTGAGAAGCTTGTAGCCGGTCAAATCAGCGGGATGGCGCAATTTGTAGAATTAGCCTCAAAATATGAAGTGTTAACCATATCATAA
- a CDS encoding Ig-like domain-containing protein has protein sequence MMKIKKWGILSILCIITLFMVVPNSVSSAEENVSTWKSKTITDSNKVWTVAFSQPLKESSVTKTNIKVKDENNRTISTEVTLSSDKKAIIVTPKSAYEENKSYTLNISSKVTSADGEKLAKGIVQPFTLDAIPDANEPINHVSLKHNTYVTSITASGNNSVIKMTANNKEMHYEGNNTYSLGLTGLTSGDSITIKAYDQNNKVIFTKDYQVQ, from the coding sequence ATGATGAAAATAAAAAAATGGGGGATTCTCTCCATTTTATGTATAATCACACTCTTTATGGTCGTTCCTAACTCAGTCTCAAGCGCTGAAGAGAATGTGAGCACTTGGAAGTCTAAGACCATCACTGACAGCAATAAAGTATGGACGGTTGCATTCAGTCAGCCTTTAAAGGAATCATCTGTGACGAAAACGAACATAAAGGTTAAGGATGAAAATAATCGTACCATCTCAACAGAGGTTACGCTTTCGAGCGACAAGAAAGCAATCATTGTCACACCGAAATCAGCTTATGAGGAAAATAAATCCTATACATTGAATATTTCCAGCAAAGTAACATCTGCTGATGGGGAAAAGCTAGCAAAGGGTATTGTGCAGCCATTTACTTTAGATGCCATTCCTGATGCAAATGAGCCGATTAATCATGTATCACTCAAACACAATACCTATGTAACATCCATCACTGCTAGCGGCAACAACTCCGTTATCAAGATGACTGCAAATAACAAGGAAATGCATTATGAAGGCAATAATACTTACAGCTTGGGCTTAACTGGGTTAACCTCCGGCGATTCTATTACAATTAAAGCCTATGATCAAAATAATAAAGTCATATTTACAAAGGATTATCAGGTTCAATAA
- a CDS encoding S-layer homology domain-containing protein translates to MKKVWLLMLAAVCAGSIVLGFTVTAQTTFHDIPDQYWAKGDIEYLSGKKVINGYKDGSFGPNATIKRVDAATMIVRALGLETTNRPDPKLQDASKESYGYDTMATVIDEGIFQGNGGYFYPDKTLTRAEMAAVINRAFSLAEESTTISFTDIDSNHWAYSHIQALAANSITTGYQDNSFKPNQTITRAEFSVFMSRVLQNSDNDQSFEVIDIY, encoded by the coding sequence ATGAAGAAAGTTTGGCTTTTAATGCTTGCGGCTGTCTGTGCGGGTTCTATTGTTCTTGGGTTTACCGTTACAGCGCAGACAACATTTCATGATATCCCAGACCAGTATTGGGCAAAGGGAGATATAGAATATTTGTCAGGCAAGAAGGTTATTAATGGATACAAAGATGGAAGCTTTGGACCGAATGCAACCATTAAACGGGTAGACGCGGCGACGATGATTGTAAGAGCGCTCGGCTTAGAAACGACCAATCGTCCGGACCCTAAGCTTCAGGATGCCAGCAAGGAATCCTACGGATATGATACGATGGCAACGGTTATCGATGAAGGCATTTTTCAAGGTAATGGCGGCTATTTCTACCCTGACAAAACGTTAACGAGAGCGGAAATGGCTGCTGTCATCAACCGCGCCTTCTCTTTAGCAGAAGAAAGTACCACCATTTCCTTTACGGATATTGATTCGAACCATTGGGCCTATTCTCATATCCAGGCTTTAGCGGCCAATAGCATTACAACCGGATATCAGGATAACAGCTTTAAACCAAATCAAACCATCACAAGAGCAGAGTTCTCTGTTTTTATGTCCCGTGTCTTACAAAATAGCGATAACGACCAAAGCTTTGAGGTCATCGATATCTATTAG